A stretch of Sulfitobacter sp. THAF37 DNA encodes these proteins:
- a CDS encoding SGNH/GDSL hydrolase family protein: protein MRALLVTLGMVYVLSFGSTAVAAERMNVLVMGDSFMTSNGSARQSVPHVLSSLLKTRVKSKAVTGARHLYRLPITGALGMNISKQYRPGKWDVVVMNGGGNDLWMGCGCGKCTRKMARLISPDGKRGAIPSVVARARADGARVIYVGYLRSPGRGSPIEGCKPLGDALEARIAKLAARDPGMTFVTLADMVPFGDRSFHAADMIHPSPKGSAAAARRVAEAIKKAQKSSF from the coding sequence ATGCGTGCACTTCTGGTCACTCTTGGAATGGTCTATGTGTTGTCTTTCGGGTCGACAGCCGTTGCGGCGGAGCGGATGAACGTCCTGGTTATGGGCGACAGTTTCATGACGTCGAACGGCTCGGCCCGCCAATCCGTCCCACATGTGTTGTCGTCCCTATTGAAAACCCGCGTCAAAAGCAAAGCGGTGACCGGTGCACGCCACCTCTACCGATTGCCGATCACCGGGGCGCTGGGGATGAACATTTCCAAACAATACCGGCCCGGCAAATGGGATGTTGTCGTGATGAATGGCGGCGGAAACGATTTGTGGATGGGCTGTGGCTGCGGCAAATGCACCCGCAAGATGGCGCGGCTGATTTCGCCGGACGGGAAACGCGGGGCCATCCCCTCAGTCGTGGCACGTGCCCGCGCCGATGGCGCGCGGGTGATCTATGTGGGTTATCTGCGCAGCCCCGGCCGCGGCTCGCCAATAGAAGGGTGCAAACCGCTTGGCGACGCGCTTGAGGCACGCATTGCCAAACTGGCGGCGCGTGATCCGGGCATGACTTTCGTGACGCTTGCGGACATGGTGCCCTTTGGGGACAGGAGTTTTCATGCGGCCGATATGATCCACCCCTCGCCCAAGGGTAGTGCAGCTGCGGCACGGCGCGTGGCGGAGGCAATCAAGAAGGCTCAGAAAAGCAGTTTCTGA
- a CDS encoding sulfotransferase family protein, which yields MGFPGTWMTESESVVYRVVPKCACSTIGQIMFYSDHGEFFDGDIHDAQSGLHKWALDASQLPITENVKGHKSYAFTCVRNPYTRILSSFFDKICGIQRNGKRYRGNLVPLLIQKYGIEVGGDDGKQEFDQIASFRRFLLFARDTIRWRRPMDPDIHWSAMSGHVSTFIVNGGTYDKIFWTEHFNDGMQDVLDSIKTTHTVKLADIPRFNESEGHGPKRAHPVEDYFDDLSMHLMREIYKRDFELFKYDFDNPGNKMPVGEIDLAEVHAKLGD from the coding sequence ATGGGGTTCCCCGGAACATGGATGACGGAGAGCGAGAGCGTGGTCTATCGCGTCGTGCCCAAGTGCGCCTGTTCAACGATCGGACAGATCATGTTCTACTCCGACCATGGCGAATTCTTTGACGGCGACATCCATGACGCGCAGTCGGGTCTGCACAAATGGGCGCTAGATGCGTCGCAATTGCCCATCACAGAGAACGTGAAGGGGCATAAATCCTACGCCTTCACCTGCGTGCGCAACCCTTACACGCGCATCCTGTCGTCGTTCTTTGACAAGATCTGCGGCATCCAGCGCAACGGCAAACGCTACCGCGGCAACCTTGTGCCGTTGCTGATCCAGAAGTACGGGATCGAGGTCGGCGGCGACGACGGCAAGCAGGAGTTCGACCAGATCGCCAGTTTCCGCCGGTTCTTGCTGTTCGCGCGCGATACCATCCGCTGGCGTCGGCCGATGGACCCGGACATTCACTGGTCGGCCATGTCGGGGCACGTAAGTACGTTCATTGTCAACGGTGGCACCTATGACAAGATTTTCTGGACCGAGCATTTCAACGACGGCATGCAAGATGTGCTCGACTCGATTAAGACCACGCATACGGTCAAATTGGCCGATATCCCGCGGTTCAATGAGAGCGAAGGGCACGGACCCAAGCGGGCGCATCCGGTCGAGGATTACTTTGACGATTTGTCCATGCATCTGATGCGGGAAATCTACAAACGTGATTTCGAGCTGTTCAAATACGACTTTGACAATCCGGGGAACAAGATGCCCGTCGGAGAGATTGATCTGGCCGAGGTGCATGCCAAGCTCGGGGATTGA
- a CDS encoding DUF5928 domain-containing protein: MAKIAYILLCHKDPLAIIRQAERLTAVGDYMSIHFDARAKPAHYQQIREALEDNPNVTFAKKRVKCGWGEWSLVQATLSALTAAVETFPRATHFYMLSGDCMAIKSGEYTHRFLDDNEADFIESFDYFQSDWIKTGWREERLIYRHWFNERTQKKRFYWMFEVQKRLGLTRNIPADLQVMIGSQWWCLRRRTVEWLLDFVKKRRDVVRFFRTTWIPDETFFQTLVRHLVPEEEIRCRTLTFLMFTDYGMPVNFYNDHYELLLSQDYLFARKISPEAKDLKRRLGLLYAAEGVQFQISNEGRSLFKFLSGRGRIGRRFATRFWETESTLGRERELLIVVCKKWHVAKRVLDRIRQVTNVPAIEYLFNEEDTPLPNLGGIQNTLEKRHRHRRALMRMLFDYFETDRLIVCMDPGNIELLNDFASDRSITRILEIECQFSDDYLIGHAMRVGLAGEQTSQDTLERLLPTIRNNMVHESDHIRDAQFENHLRMRETAEPEINAETLQKFLNISDSKAREIAGTEHLFAD, translated from the coding sequence GTGGCCAAAATCGCCTACATACTGCTGTGTCACAAGGATCCGCTTGCCATCATCCGGCAGGCCGAGCGACTGACAGCGGTGGGCGACTACATGTCCATCCACTTTGACGCACGGGCCAAGCCGGCGCACTACCAGCAGATCCGCGAGGCTTTGGAGGATAACCCCAACGTCACCTTTGCCAAAAAGCGTGTGAAATGCGGCTGGGGCGAATGGTCCCTTGTGCAAGCCACACTCAGCGCGCTGACCGCCGCGGTCGAGACCTTTCCCCGTGCCACCCATTTCTACATGCTGTCGGGCGACTGCATGGCGATCAAGTCAGGGGAATACACCCACCGTTTCCTCGATGATAACGAAGCCGATTTCATCGAAAGCTTCGACTACTTCCAGAGCGACTGGATCAAGACAGGCTGGCGGGAAGAAAGGCTGATCTATCGCCACTGGTTCAACGAACGCACCCAGAAGAAACGTTTCTACTGGATGTTTGAGGTACAGAAACGGCTGGGGTTAACCCGGAACATTCCCGCTGATTTGCAAGTCATGATTGGCAGCCAGTGGTGGTGCCTGCGTCGGCGTACCGTGGAATGGCTGCTGGATTTCGTGAAGAAACGCCGCGATGTCGTCCGTTTCTTTCGCACGACCTGGATCCCGGATGAGACGTTCTTTCAGACCCTGGTCCGGCACCTGGTGCCCGAAGAAGAGATCCGCTGCCGGACCCTGACATTCCTGATGTTCACGGACTACGGGATGCCGGTAAACTTCTACAACGACCACTACGAACTGCTGCTCAGCCAGGATTATCTGTTTGCCCGCAAGATCAGCCCAGAGGCGAAGGATTTGAAGCGACGGCTCGGGCTGCTTTATGCGGCGGAAGGGGTCCAGTTCCAGATCAGCAACGAGGGCCGGAGCCTTTTCAAATTCCTGTCGGGCCGCGGCCGGATCGGCCGCCGCTTTGCCACGCGATTCTGGGAAACCGAAAGCACATTGGGCCGCGAGCGCGAGCTGCTGATCGTCGTCTGCAAGAAATGGCATGTCGCCAAGCGCGTGCTGGACCGCATCAGGCAAGTCACCAATGTACCGGCCATCGAATACCTCTTTAACGAGGAGGACACCCCGCTGCCCAACCTGGGCGGCATCCAGAACACGTTGGAGAAACGGCATCGCCATCGGCGCGCGTTGATGCGGATGCTGTTCGACTATTTCGAGACGGACCGCCTGATCGTCTGCATGGATCCGGGCAACATCGAGCTGCTGAACGACTTTGCCTCGGACAGGTCCATCACGCGCATTCTGGAGATCGAATGCCAGTTCTCGGACGATTATCTGATCGGTCACGCCATGCGGGTCGGCCTTGCAGGGGAACAGACCTCGCAGGATACGCTTGAACGGCTTCTACCGACTATCCGCAACAATATGGTCCACGAAAGCGATCACATCCGCGATGCGCAGTTCGAAAACCACCTCCGGATGCGCGAAACCGCCGAGCCCGAGATCAACGCCGAGACCCTTCAGAAATTCCTGAACATCTCGGACTCCAAGGCGCGCGAGATAGCCGGGACCGAACATCTGTTCGCCGATTGA
- a CDS encoding DUF1523 family protein: MAIIKWVFWITVWVLVAAFFHYTLPQVDIVRITDTYEKRVDPGENSLFWAQADVGTDGTLTNRDVFFIQTRRAKGDVMVYRNEDTGWGWPPYFKFDTSNLQAEAADGRSTDASSRWFALKHYGWRNEFLTVFPNAISLRPVEGPDASKGIPWTNIIILTLFFAIVYAIWVRWRRFRRARLDPTLEAIEDDLAERRQGVSRWFANRRGSK, translated from the coding sequence ATGGCGATTATCAAGTGGGTATTCTGGATCACCGTCTGGGTGCTGGTTGCGGCCTTCTTTCACTACACGCTGCCGCAGGTCGACATCGTCAGGATCACGGATACCTATGAAAAGCGTGTCGATCCGGGTGAAAATTCGCTGTTCTGGGCGCAGGCCGATGTTGGCACGGACGGGACGCTGACGAACCGGGATGTGTTTTTCATCCAGACACGGCGGGCCAAGGGTGACGTGATGGTGTATCGCAACGAAGATACCGGATGGGGTTGGCCGCCTTATTTCAAGTTCGACACGTCAAACCTGCAGGCAGAGGCGGCGGACGGCAGATCCACGGACGCGTCATCGCGCTGGTTCGCGCTGAAGCATTACGGATGGCGCAATGAATTCCTGACGGTGTTCCCGAACGCGATCTCGCTGCGACCTGTGGAAGGGCCGGACGCCTCCAAGGGCATCCCATGGACCAACATCATCATTCTGACGCTCTTCTTTGCCATCGTCTATGCCATATGGGTGCGCTGGCGACGGTTCCGCCGCGCGCGGCTCGACCCCACCCTTGAGGCGATCGAGGATGATCTGGCTGAAAGGCGGCAGGGTGTGTCGAGGTGGTTCGCCAACAGGCGCGGCAGCAAATAG
- a CDS encoding DUF6638 family protein, whose protein sequence is MNRLIKRGLMFGNLFHVDSPALVDRYNRALEHLTGKRTQLTDFHVDISGYSPEVGDELGDHLYLNHAGVNRQFILLSMEQRTAPLLNMKFSTSRGILQQFIAENEAQLFALTARDAVAGELVNSVFDVSEPKRLFDLRRVKVEADTTAGTVRDAEKLGQMVERFKTEKDGWYDDVLIAQMIELAGKTGDVVRNPVRLRQMSFDQRNFWTAHFGGLYLFQDLDHPAVVAPSGKDHLGELPIKYVFDADDRNQLAKFFEYNDLTETIVEARGINSAAILRQKMDFILIDAVADEGGDLTGATRADMRRLAREHAGKLPEEFHALGALVNWAENGGNWPRITSDHPAYFYTLRASDTKDAELVNMLLAELAPKDARQMFICHKELFYQTYARWPEAKKAYVADFLVAEYQVDKAGARAALFGHDAPMEEPAPRKPDPVSDMMARVGPWGAVRER, encoded by the coding sequence ATGAACCGCCTGATCAAACGCGGCCTCATGTTCGGCAACCTCTTCCACGTGGACTCCCCCGCGCTGGTGGACCGTTACAACCGTGCGCTGGAGCATCTGACGGGCAAGCGCACCCAACTTACCGACTTCCACGTCGACATCTCCGGCTATTCGCCCGAGGTCGGCGACGAGCTGGGCGACCACCTTTACCTCAACCACGCTGGCGTGAACCGGCAGTTTATCCTGCTGAGCATGGAGCAGCGCACGGCGCCATTGCTCAACATGAAATTCTCGACCTCGCGGGGTATCCTGCAGCAGTTCATCGCCGAGAATGAGGCGCAGTTGTTCGCGCTGACCGCCCGCGACGCGGTGGCGGGGGAGTTGGTGAACTCCGTCTTCGACGTGTCAGAGCCGAAGCGGCTGTTCGACCTCAGGCGGGTGAAGGTGGAGGCGGATACAACGGCAGGCACGGTGCGTGACGCGGAAAAGCTGGGGCAGATGGTCGAGCGGTTCAAGACCGAGAAAGACGGCTGGTACGACGATGTGCTGATCGCGCAGATGATCGAGCTGGCGGGCAAGACCGGGGATGTGGTGCGCAACCCGGTCAGGCTGCGGCAGATGTCCTTTGACCAGCGGAATTTCTGGACGGCGCATTTCGGCGGGCTCTACCTGTTTCAGGATCTGGATCATCCGGCGGTTGTGGCCCCCTCTGGCAAGGATCATCTGGGCGAGTTGCCGATCAAATATGTCTTTGACGCCGACGACCGGAACCAGCTTGCCAAGTTCTTTGAATACAACGACCTGACCGAAACGATTGTCGAGGCGCGGGGCATCAATTCGGCCGCGATCCTGCGGCAGAAGATGGATTTCATCCTGATCGACGCTGTGGCGGATGAAGGCGGCGACCTGACCGGGGCCACGCGTGCCGATATGCGGCGTCTGGCGCGGGAGCATGCGGGCAAGCTGCCCGAAGAGTTTCACGCGCTGGGCGCGCTGGTGAACTGGGCCGAGAATGGCGGCAACTGGCCGCGCATCACCTCGGATCATCCGGCTTATTTCTATACCCTCCGCGCCAGCGATACCAAGGATGCGGAACTGGTGAACATGCTGCTGGCCGAACTGGCCCCCAAGGACGCGCGGCAGATGTTCATCTGCCACAAGGAACTGTTCTACCAGACCTATGCGCGCTGGCCGGAGGCGAAGAAGGCCTATGTTGCCGATTTCCTTGTGGCCGAGTATCAGGTGGACAAGGCGGGCGCGCGGGCGGCGCTGTTCGGGCACGACGCCCCGATGGAGGAGCCCGCCCCCCGCAAGCCAGACCCGGTGTCCGACATGATGGCCCGTGTCGGCCCCTGGGGCGCGGTGAGGGAGAGGTAG